The following coding sequences are from one Comamonas koreensis window:
- a CDS encoding TetR/AcrR family transcriptional regulator: MSTREKIILLSNHLIQQRGFQGFSYADLEAGIGIRKASIHHHFPSKTDLGIAYCDYKRADFKALEAALQKLPAGVPQLQAYLNAFADCAAQGQMCGVYAMLSDSHLFSPALQTAVYQLAQTEQQLLQDILVAGQHQAALHFAQPPAELAMVVSSAIKGALLLNRIPPHGAYDRAAKAIVDWLSTAP, from the coding sequence ATGTCTACCCGCGAAAAAATCATCCTTCTCAGCAACCACTTGATCCAGCAGCGTGGCTTCCAGGGCTTCAGCTATGCCGATCTGGAGGCGGGTATTGGCATTCGCAAAGCCAGTATTCACCATCATTTCCCTAGCAAAACAGACCTGGGCATTGCCTACTGTGACTACAAACGGGCCGATTTCAAAGCCCTGGAGGCAGCGCTGCAAAAGCTGCCCGCCGGTGTGCCGCAACTCCAGGCCTATCTGAATGCCTTTGCAGATTGCGCGGCGCAGGGGCAAATGTGCGGTGTCTACGCGATGCTGTCGGACAGCCACCTGTTTTCGCCCGCACTGCAAACGGCGGTCTACCAGCTGGCACAGACCGAGCAACAGCTGCTGCAAGACATTCTGGTCGCGGGCCAGCACCAGGCAGCCCTGCATTTTGCACAGCCCCCGGCAGAGCTGGCCATGGTGGTGAGCTCTGCGATCAAGGGCGCGCTACTGCTCAACCGCATCCCGCCCCATGGGGCCTATGACCGTGCCGCCAAAGCCATTGTCGACTGGCTGAGCACCGCCCCATGA
- a CDS encoding rhomboid family protein translates to MFIAIPLENKPSWQSPPWMTVLLIAINCLVFWVWQGGEERAAERASKTYAHTALPAIEVPAFVKYLDAQSRKPDSRIQPQMVRMVQGLQKNQDYGQIYMLMQQEGRFRRQLLAGEVITAADPLYADWQAARARFAPLEPKPFTSRWAMSYEAGAGLQPLQALTSTFLHGSTGHLLGNMVFLFLFGFTLEMALGAGLYLCFYLVAGVSASLFAGLFYAGSGSYGLGASGAIAGLMAMYVVLYRMRRIRFFYMLAFYFNYATWPALVVLPVWMGFELAQHFLGQQGVAYMAHFGGLLAGGLLMALYLQLRRKESVVEVAARDKQQAQAQSAALAAAVQRAQKHTDALAFELAAPAWRQAAKLAPTDAAILRAWFESARHAPASEDFHRAARAIFKLPANTEALRQLQHHSWQTYMDRARPAPRISDNSLHALARSFVRLGAWDDAQTICQQLESAADHPHWPATLALVANGLAKAGRLDEARRWLPALQRAAPQEPVTRWLSQAST, encoded by the coding sequence ATGTTTATCGCCATCCCTCTGGAAAACAAGCCCTCCTGGCAGTCACCGCCGTGGATGACGGTGCTGCTGATCGCGATCAATTGCCTGGTGTTCTGGGTCTGGCAAGGGGGTGAGGAGCGGGCGGCAGAGCGCGCATCCAAAACCTATGCGCATACGGCACTACCGGCGATTGAGGTGCCGGCCTTTGTGAAGTACCTCGACGCACAAAGCCGCAAGCCGGACAGCCGCATCCAGCCCCAGATGGTGCGCATGGTGCAGGGCCTGCAAAAAAACCAGGACTACGGCCAAATCTATATGCTGATGCAGCAGGAGGGGCGTTTTCGCCGCCAGCTGCTGGCCGGTGAGGTGATCACGGCGGCCGATCCGCTGTATGCCGACTGGCAGGCCGCCCGCGCCCGCTTTGCGCCGCTGGAGCCCAAGCCTTTTACGTCGCGCTGGGCGATGAGCTATGAGGCCGGCGCCGGGCTGCAGCCGCTGCAGGCGCTGACCTCCACCTTCTTGCACGGCAGCACCGGCCACCTGCTGGGCAATATGGTGTTCCTGTTTCTCTTCGGGTTCACGCTGGAGATGGCGCTGGGCGCCGGGCTCTACCTGTGCTTTTATCTCGTCGCCGGTGTCAGCGCCTCGCTGTTTGCGGGCCTGTTCTATGCGGGCTCGGGCAGCTATGGGCTGGGCGCGTCGGGCGCGATTGCCGGGCTGATGGCCATGTATGTGGTGCTCTACCGCATGCGGCGCATCCGCTTTTTCTACATGCTGGCCTTCTACTTCAACTATGCCACCTGGCCGGCGCTGGTGGTGCTGCCGGTGTGGATGGGTTTTGAACTGGCACAGCACTTTTTAGGGCAGCAGGGCGTGGCCTATATGGCGCACTTTGGCGGCTTGCTGGCCGGCGGCCTGCTGATGGCTCTCTACCTGCAGCTGCGGCGCAAGGAGTCGGTGGTGGAGGTGGCGGCCCGAGACAAGCAGCAGGCCCAGGCCCAGAGCGCCGCGCTGGCCGCCGCCGTGCAGCGCGCGCAAAAGCACACCGATGCGCTGGCCTTTGAGCTGGCCGCACCCGCTTGGCGCCAGGCCGCCAAGCTGGCACCGACCGATGCCGCCATCTTGCGCGCCTGGTTCGAGAGTGCCCGCCATGCGCCGGCGAGTGAGGATTTCCACCGCGCCGCTCGCGCCATCTTCAAGCTGCCGGCCAACACAGAAGCGCTGCGCCAACTGCAGCACCACAGCTGGCAAACCTATATGGACCGCGCCCGGCCCGCCCCGCGCATCAGCGACAACAGCCTGCACGCACTGGCGCGCAGCTTTGTGCGGCTGGGTGCATGGGACGACGCCCAAACCATCTGCCAGCAGCTGGAAAGCGCTGCCGACCACCCGCACTGGCCTGCCACCTTGGCGCTGGTGGCCAATGGTCTGGCCAAGGCCGGCCGGCTGGACGAGGCCCGGCGCTGGCTGCCGGCGCTGCAGCGCGCCGCACCGCAAGAGCCGGTCACGCGCTGGCTGAGCCAGGCCAGCACCTGA
- a CDS encoding MFS transporter: protein MLPAERRASFSLALIFALRMLGLFLVLPVFALEAHKYPGGDDPALVGLAMGVYGLTQAVCQLPLGMASDRFGRKKVIVLGLLVFAAGSLIAGMAGNLHTLLLGRALQGAGAVSAAVTALLADQTRDEVRTKAMALVGASIGLMFALALVLSPLLVVHIGLSGLFLMTCGLALGGIAVVLWVVPPEPLEHRGGARGGLREVFRHADLVRLNAGVFVLHTVQMSMWVAVPAMLVAAGLPKAEHWQVYLPAVLLSFVLMGGLFALERRGYLRGALLGSIALVALVQMALGLVATSGHAPALWLMGVLLFVFFCGFNALEATQPSLVSRMAPASLRGAALGSYNTLQSLGLFAGGALGGALTRWGSVTDLFIATSALALLWLVLTWPLQPLGRAVAGAGAAQK from the coding sequence ATGCTGCCGGCCGAGCGGCGCGCCAGTTTCAGCCTGGCGCTGATCTTTGCATTGCGCATGCTGGGCCTGTTTCTGGTGCTGCCGGTGTTTGCGCTGGAAGCCCACAAATACCCCGGCGGTGATGACCCGGCGCTGGTCGGGCTGGCCATGGGCGTCTATGGCCTGACACAGGCCGTCTGCCAGCTGCCGCTGGGCATGGCGTCGGACCGCTTCGGGCGCAAAAAGGTCATTGTGCTGGGCCTCTTGGTGTTTGCCGCCGGCAGCCTGATCGCCGGCATGGCGGGCAACCTGCATACCCTGCTGCTGGGTCGGGCGCTGCAAGGCGCAGGCGCGGTGTCCGCCGCCGTCACGGCGCTCTTGGCCGACCAGACCCGCGACGAAGTGCGCACCAAGGCCATGGCCCTGGTGGGCGCCAGCATCGGCCTGATGTTTGCGCTGGCGCTGGTGCTCAGCCCGCTGCTGGTGGTGCACATCGGCCTGAGCGGCCTGTTTTTGATGACCTGCGGCCTGGCGCTGGGCGGTATTGCGGTAGTGCTGTGGGTCGTGCCGCCTGAGCCGCTGGAGCACCGGGGCGGCGCACGCGGCGGCCTGCGCGAGGTGTTCCGCCATGCCGACCTGGTGCGCCTCAACGCCGGTGTGTTTGTGCTGCACACGGTGCAGATGTCGATGTGGGTAGCCGTGCCCGCGATGCTGGTGGCCGCAGGCCTGCCCAAGGCCGAGCACTGGCAGGTCTACCTGCCGGCCGTGCTGCTGTCCTTTGTGCTGATGGGCGGGCTGTTTGCGCTGGAGCGGCGCGGTTACCTGCGCGGCGCTTTGCTGGGCTCGATCGCGCTGGTGGCCCTGGTGCAGATGGCCCTGGGCCTGGTGGCGACCTCGGGCCATGCGCCTGCGCTGTGGCTGATGGGCGTGCTGCTGTTCGTGTTTTTCTGCGGCTTCAACGCGTTGGAGGCCACGCAGCCCAGCCTGGTCTCGCGCATGGCGCCGGCATCGCTGCGCGGCGCGGCGCTGGGCAGTTACAACACCTTGCAATCTCTGGGCCTGTTTGCCGGCGGTGCGCTGGGTGGGGCGCTGACCCGCTGGGGCAGCGTGACGGATCTGTTCATTGCCACCAGCGCGCTGGCGCTGCTGTGGCTGGTGCTGACCTGGCCGCTGCAGCCGCTGGGCCGCGCCGTGGCTGGTGCTGGCGCTGCACAAAAGTAA
- a CDS encoding NUDIX hydrolase, with translation MPHRWKPNVTVAAVIERDGRFLLVEEDTSDGIRLNNPAGHLDPGESPIQACVREVLEETAFDFKPSALLGIYMNRFVRSKSGADTTYMRFAFTGTVGAFYENQPLDEGIRRTVWMTAEEMRAEAHQMRSPLVLQSLDDYLAGQRFALNLIYTDVSVLVQPDGVRPLE, from the coding sequence ATGCCCCACCGCTGGAAACCCAACGTCACCGTGGCCGCCGTCATTGAGCGCGATGGCCGATTTTTGCTGGTAGAGGAAGACACCTCGGACGGCATCCGCCTGAACAACCCGGCGGGCCATCTGGACCCTGGCGAATCCCCCATCCAGGCCTGTGTGCGCGAAGTGCTCGAAGAGACGGCCTTTGACTTCAAGCCCTCGGCCCTGCTGGGCATCTACATGAACCGCTTTGTGCGCAGCAAAAGCGGCGCGGACACCACCTATATGCGTTTTGCCTTTACCGGCACCGTCGGCGCGTTCTACGAAAACCAGCCGCTCGACGAAGGCATACGCCGCACCGTCTGGATGACCGCCGAAGAAATGCGCGCCGAGGCCCACCAGATGCGCAGCCCGCTGGTGCTGCAGTCGCTGGACGACTACCTGGCCGGCCAGCGCTTTGCGCTGAACCTGATCTACACCGATGTTTCCGTGCTGGTGCAGCCAGACGGTGTGAGACCGCTCGAATAG
- the mnmA gene encoding tRNA 2-thiouridine(34) synthase MnmA, translating into MVKQRIVVGLSGGVDSAVTAYLLKKQGHEVVGIFMKNWEDDDDSEYCSSNIDFVDAAAVADVVGIEIEHVNFAADYKDRVFAEFLREYQAGRTPNPDVLCNAEIKFKAFLDHAMRLGAEKIATGHYARVRQNPDTQLFELLKGLDPAKDQSYFLHRLNQAQLSKALFPVGELKKTEVRRIAEEIGLPNAKKKDSTGICFIGERPFRDFLNRYISKEPGLILDDRNRKLGKHVGLSFYTLGQRSGLGIGGVKEKGAARGAGEHAPWFVARKELDKNILRVVQGHDHPWLLSQALDADNTSWVAGHPPAAGTYGSKTRYRQPDSPAIIGADATPAHFHLDFPEAQWAVTPGQSAVLYDGEVCLGGGIIARVAPSAAA; encoded by the coding sequence ATGGTTAAACAGCGCATCGTAGTGGGGCTGAGTGGCGGCGTGGATTCGGCCGTCACCGCGTATTTGCTCAAAAAACAGGGGCACGAGGTCGTCGGCATCTTCATGAAGAACTGGGAAGATGACGACGACAGCGAGTATTGCTCGTCGAACATCGACTTTGTCGATGCCGCAGCCGTGGCCGACGTGGTGGGCATCGAGATCGAACACGTCAACTTTGCCGCCGACTACAAGGACCGGGTGTTTGCCGAGTTTCTGCGCGAATACCAGGCCGGCCGCACGCCCAACCCCGATGTGCTGTGCAATGCCGAGATCAAGTTCAAGGCCTTTTTGGACCATGCCATGCGCCTGGGTGCCGAAAAGATCGCCACCGGCCACTACGCCCGCGTGCGCCAGAACCCCGATACCCAGCTGTTCGAGCTGCTCAAGGGCCTGGACCCGGCCAAGGACCAGAGCTATTTTCTGCACCGTCTGAACCAGGCGCAGCTGTCCAAGGCGCTGTTCCCGGTCGGTGAGCTGAAAAAGACCGAGGTGCGCCGCATTGCCGAAGAGATCGGCCTGCCCAATGCCAAGAAAAAGGACTCGACCGGTATCTGCTTTATCGGCGAGCGCCCTTTCCGCGATTTTCTCAACCGCTACATCAGCAAGGAACCGGGCCTGATCCTGGACGACCGCAACCGCAAGCTGGGCAAGCATGTGGGCCTGTCGTTCTACACCTTGGGCCAGCGCTCGGGCCTGGGCATTGGCGGCGTGAAGGAAAAAGGCGCAGCGCGGGGCGCCGGCGAGCATGCGCCGTGGTTTGTGGCGCGCAAGGAGCTGGACAAGAACATCCTGCGCGTGGTGCAAGGCCATGACCACCCCTGGCTGCTGTCGCAGGCGCTGGACGCCGACAACACGAGCTGGGTGGCTGGCCACCCGCCCGCTGCTGGCACCTATGGCTCCAAAACCCGCTACCGCCAGCCCGACTCGCCCGCGATCATCGGCGCCGATGCGACGCCCGCGCATTTCCACCTCGATTTTCCCGAGGCGCAATGGGCGGTGACGCCAGGCCAATCGGCCGTGCTGTATGACGGCGAGGTCTGCCTGGGCGGCGGCATCATCGCCAGAGTGGCGCCCTCGGCGGCCGCTTAA
- the ssb gene encoding single-stranded DNA-binding protein has product MASVNKVIIVGNLGRDPEIRTFPSGDQVANVTIATTDRWRDKNSGENKEATEWHRVVFNGRLAEIVGQYLRKGSQVYVEGSLRTRKWTDQATGQERYATEIRADSMQMLGSRQGQGSPGGQGGGDDYGYGDSGYGDQGGGGGAPAGNYQRRAPAPAMAPAAAPRQAPPPRPAPAPMPAPAPRAASGFDDMDDDIPF; this is encoded by the coding sequence ATGGCATCCGTCAACAAAGTCATCATCGTCGGCAACCTCGGCCGCGACCCTGAAATCCGCACCTTCCCCTCGGGCGACCAGGTGGCCAACGTCACTATCGCCACCACCGACCGCTGGCGCGACAAGAACAGCGGTGAGAACAAGGAAGCCACCGAGTGGCACCGTGTGGTGTTCAATGGCCGTCTGGCTGAAATCGTCGGCCAGTACCTGCGCAAGGGCAGCCAAGTCTATGTGGAAGGCAGCCTGCGCACCCGCAAGTGGACCGACCAAGCCACCGGCCAGGAGCGCTATGCGACGGAAATCCGCGCTGACTCGATGCAGATGCTGGGCAGCCGCCAAGGCCAGGGCAGCCCAGGCGGCCAAGGCGGTGGCGATGACTACGGCTATGGCGACAGCGGCTACGGCGACCAGGGCGGTGGCGGCGGCGCCCCCGCTGGCAACTACCAGCGCCGTGCACCGGCACCGGCAATGGCTCCGGCCGCTGCGCCCCGCCAGGCGCCGCCTCCCCGTCCAGCACCGGCACCTATGCCTGCGCCAGCCCCACGCGCCGCTTCGGGCTTTGACGATATGGACGACGATATTCCGTTCTAA
- a CDS encoding penicillin acylase family protein, with amino-acid sequence MPHRDACRFANRLALPLAAALLAAGCSSLGTPPTRQHSARIAGLEKPAEVLVDQWGVPHIYAGTTYDAFVVQGYMAARDRLWQMDLWRKRGLGQMAQDFGPAWVESDKAARAVLFRGDMYREWLAYGSDSKRVAEAFVAGVNAFVAQTKADPGLLPEEFKLLGYQPAQWAAEDTVRIRHHGLTLNFTGEVDRAQAFCEGKHNGARVDWLRRELVPDVKPQVPPGLEVCGLPGKELKRAYALATASPRFTKENVKVSVQDMAPEQLLALSESTLNQPDANTLASYGSNNWTIAPGMTTTGRPILANDPHRAHGAPSLRYISHISAPGMDVIGAGEPFLPGISIGHNGRIAFGLTRFYMDQEDLYVYETNPQNSKEYKYQGRWEPMTRVTESIAVKGAAQPVIVENWYTRHGPVLAAEGNKAYALRAAWLDLGMAPYFGSMDYMRAQDFDQFRAAMNRWGAPGENQVYADSSGNIGWIPGGLTPIRPNWDGLMPVPGDGRFEWTGYRNGDELPWEFNPQRGYVVTANENNVPPTHPLYQKGIGYEWSDSARAQRLHGLFQKAAKDGKKLSVADSEAWQTDIVAVPAQRLLKLLAPLQSNDAQTAQGLALLQGWDGTMAKDSAAAALYEVWSNASLKKALTDQVLAANERSFAKETSATRMIAVLEQPQGWMSETERDQVLLSSIAPAMQWLQAKLGADAKSWTWGSLHQAIFVHPLAGVVDSATKQKLNVGVGGIGGSWATPMATSYNVDTYQLTSGASFRMVVDVGNWDASRVVNTPGQSGNPASPHYRDLANTWAAGQYFPLTYSRSAVEKATRERIALTPQ; translated from the coding sequence ATGCCACACCGCGACGCCTGTCGTTTTGCCAACCGTCTGGCCTTGCCGCTGGCCGCTGCGCTGCTTGCAGCCGGCTGCAGCTCGCTGGGCACGCCGCCCACCCGCCAGCACAGCGCCAGGATTGCCGGGCTGGAAAAGCCCGCCGAGGTGCTGGTCGACCAGTGGGGCGTGCCGCATATCTACGCGGGCACCACCTATGACGCCTTTGTGGTGCAAGGCTATATGGCCGCACGCGACCGGCTCTGGCAGATGGACCTGTGGCGCAAGCGCGGCCTGGGCCAGATGGCCCAGGACTTTGGCCCGGCCTGGGTCGAGAGCGACAAGGCGGCGCGCGCGGTGCTGTTTCGTGGCGACATGTACCGCGAATGGCTGGCTTATGGCTCGGACTCCAAGCGCGTGGCCGAGGCCTTTGTGGCCGGGGTGAATGCCTTTGTTGCCCAGACGAAGGCCGACCCCGGCCTGCTGCCCGAAGAGTTCAAGCTGCTGGGCTACCAGCCCGCGCAGTGGGCCGCAGAAGACACGGTGCGCATCCGCCACCATGGCCTGACCCTGAACTTTACTGGCGAGGTGGACCGCGCCCAGGCCTTTTGCGAAGGCAAGCACAACGGCGCCCGCGTGGACTGGCTGCGCCGCGAGCTGGTGCCCGATGTGAAGCCGCAGGTCCCGCCAGGGCTGGAGGTCTGTGGCCTACCTGGCAAGGAGCTCAAGCGCGCCTATGCGCTGGCCACCGCCAGCCCACGCTTTACCAAGGAGAACGTCAAGGTGTCGGTGCAGGACATGGCACCCGAGCAGCTGCTGGCGCTGTCCGAATCGACACTGAACCAGCCCGATGCCAACACCTTGGCCAGCTACGGCAGCAACAACTGGACGATTGCGCCGGGCATGACCACCACCGGCCGGCCGATTCTGGCCAATGACCCGCACCGCGCCCATGGCGCGCCCAGCCTGCGCTATATCTCGCACATCTCGGCCCCTGGCATGGATGTGATCGGCGCCGGTGAGCCGTTTCTGCCCGGCATCTCCATCGGCCACAACGGCCGCATCGCCTTTGGCCTGACGCGCTTTTACATGGACCAGGAAGACCTGTATGTGTACGAAACCAACCCGCAAAACAGCAAGGAGTACAAGTACCAGGGCCGCTGGGAGCCGATGACCCGCGTCACGGAGAGCATTGCCGTCAAGGGCGCGGCCCAGCCGGTCATCGTCGAGAACTGGTACACCCGCCACGGCCCGGTGCTGGCCGCCGAAGGCAACAAGGCCTATGCGCTGCGCGCCGCCTGGCTGGACCTGGGCATGGCGCCCTATTTCGGCTCGATGGACTACATGCGCGCGCAGGACTTTGACCAGTTCCGCGCAGCGATGAACCGCTGGGGTGCACCGGGCGAGAACCAGGTCTATGCCGACAGCAGCGGCAATATCGGCTGGATCCCGGGCGGGCTCACCCCCATCCGCCCCAACTGGGACGGGCTGATGCCGGTGCCCGGCGATGGCCGCTTTGAATGGACCGGCTACCGCAATGGCGACGAGCTGCCCTGGGAGTTCAACCCCCAGCGCGGCTATGTGGTGACCGCCAACGAAAACAATGTGCCACCCACGCACCCGCTCTACCAAAAAGGCATTGGCTACGAATGGTCCGACTCGGCCCGCGCGCAGCGCCTGCATGGCCTGTTTCAAAAGGCTGCCAAGGACGGCAAGAAGCTCAGCGTCGCCGACTCCGAAGCCTGGCAGACCGACATCGTGGCCGTACCGGCCCAGCGCCTGCTCAAGCTGCTGGCACCGCTGCAAAGCAACGATGCCCAGACCGCCCAGGGACTGGCACTGCTGCAGGGCTGGGACGGCACCATGGCCAAGGACAGCGCCGCCGCTGCGCTCTATGAGGTGTGGAGCAATGCCAGCTTGAAAAAAGCGCTGACCGACCAGGTGCTGGCCGCCAACGAGCGCAGCTTTGCCAAGGAGACCAGTGCCACCCGCATGATCGCGGTGCTGGAGCAGCCCCAAGGCTGGATGAGCGAGACCGAGCGCGACCAGGTGCTGCTCTCGTCCATCGCCCCGGCGATGCAATGGCTGCAGGCCAAGCTGGGGGCCGATGCCAAGAGCTGGACCTGGGGCAGCCTGCACCAGGCGATCTTTGTGCACCCGCTCGCCGGTGTGGTGGACAGCGCGACCAAGCAAAAGCTCAATGTCGGCGTGGGCGGCATCGGCGGCTCCTGGGCCACGCCCATGGCCACCAGCTACAACGTGGACACCTACCAGCTGACCTCGGGCGCGTCCTTCCGCATGGTGGTCGATGTGGGCAACTGGGATGCCTCGCGCGTGGTCAACACGCCCGGCCAATCGGGCAACCCGGCCAGCCCCCACTACCGCGACCTGGCCAACACCTGGGCGGCAGGCCAGTACTTTCCGCTGACCTACTCGCGCAGCGCGGTGGAGAAAGCCACCCGCGAGCGCATTGCGCTGACGCCTCAATAA
- a CDS encoding DUF417 family protein: protein MKNTIHRFIHSDTDIAVLRVSVIFIFALFGTFKWFDFEVAELEPLISSTWLSFLYTLFGVHGGSYFLGVVETLAFLALVVGFKKPALGVVGALIVIVTGITTLSLLPQLSTLDGFIVKDVLLIGAGVVLLKFDLRRQLNTPEASANGSAAPMATVR, encoded by the coding sequence ATGAAAAATACCATCCATCGCTTTATTCACTCCGATACCGATATCGCTGTGCTGCGCGTCTCGGTGATCTTTATTTTTGCGCTGTTCGGCACCTTCAAATGGTTTGATTTTGAGGTCGCCGAGTTGGAGCCCCTGATCTCGAGCACCTGGCTCAGCTTTCTCTACACGCTCTTCGGTGTGCACGGGGGCAGCTACTTTCTGGGCGTGGTGGAGACCTTGGCGTTTCTGGCACTGGTGGTCGGCTTCAAAAAACCTGCTTTGGGTGTCGTGGGCGCCCTGATCGTCATCGTCACCGGCATCACCACCTTGAGCCTGCTGCCCCAGCTGTCCACGCTGGACGGTTTCATCGTCAAGGACGTGCTGCTGATTGGCGCCGGCGTTGTGCTGCTCAAGTTCGATCTGCGGCGCCAGCTGAACACGCCAGAAGCGAGCGCAAACGGCAGCGCTGCACCGATGGCGACGGTCCGCTGA
- a CDS encoding YbaK/prolyl-tRNA synthetase associated domain-containing protein, whose product MSVFDHLQQLLDGEGARFRVLEHPAEGKSDEVARIRGTTPGQGAKAMLCKTRNAGHWVLAVLPGDQKLDFRLLATALGLPKMTMASAEEATERTGCVIGAIPPFSPGPQVALVVDPDLVERHAEIAFNAGRLDRSMVLNAQDYVRIAQPALHRICAPAG is encoded by the coding sequence ATGAGCGTGTTTGACCATCTGCAGCAGCTGCTGGACGGCGAGGGTGCCCGCTTTCGGGTGCTGGAGCACCCGGCCGAGGGTAAATCCGACGAGGTGGCGCGCATCCGGGGCACGACGCCGGGCCAGGGTGCCAAGGCCATGCTGTGCAAGACCCGCAATGCCGGGCACTGGGTGCTGGCCGTGCTGCCGGGTGATCAGAAGCTGGACTTTCGCCTGCTGGCTACCGCGCTCGGCCTGCCCAAGATGACGATGGCCAGCGCGGAAGAGGCGACGGAGCGGACCGGTTGCGTGATTGGCGCCATTCCACCCTTCAGCCCGGGCCCGCAGGTGGCCTTGGTGGTGGACCCGGACCTGGTGGAGCGCCATGCCGAGATTGCCTTCAATGCCGGGCGGCTGGACCGCTCGATGGTGCTCAACGCGCAGGACTATGTGCGTATTGCCCAACCGGCGCTGCACCGCATCTGCGCCCCTGCTGGCTAA
- a CDS encoding transporter substrate-binding domain-containing protein: MTPSTDTANTLDSSKIASLIAPSGRLRAAINVGNPVLAHKRADGSAAGVSVDLAARMAAQLGLPLDLQLFEAAAHSVDAVTQGQADVGFFAVDPVRGAGIGFSAPYVLIEGAYMVRSDSALSDNAQVDVAEHEVVVGQGSAYDLYLSRALKHARILRAPTSPAVIDVYLQPQGDVAAGVKVQLEAAVASHAGLRLLPGHFMLIQQAMGLPKSRGEAAIQWLAAFVEDAKASGFVAQALAQHQVPGAVVAPGVQP, translated from the coding sequence ATGACTCCGAGCACCGATACTGCCAATACCTTGGATAGCTCCAAGATCGCATCCCTCATCGCGCCCAGCGGCCGCCTGCGTGCCGCCATCAATGTCGGCAACCCGGTGCTGGCGCACAAAAGGGCCGATGGCTCGGCCGCAGGCGTCTCCGTCGATCTGGCAGCGCGCATGGCGGCCCAACTGGGTCTGCCGCTGGACCTGCAGCTGTTTGAGGCGGCCGCCCATTCGGTCGATGCTGTCACCCAGGGCCAGGCCGATGTCGGCTTTTTCGCCGTGGACCCGGTGCGGGGCGCGGGCATCGGTTTTTCCGCCCCCTATGTGCTGATCGAAGGCGCCTACATGGTGCGCAGCGATTCGGCGCTGAGCGACAACGCGCAGGTGGATGTGGCCGAGCACGAAGTGGTGGTGGGCCAGGGCAGCGCCTATGACCTCTACCTGAGCCGGGCGCTGAAACACGCGCGCATCCTGCGGGCGCCCACCTCGCCGGCGGTCATCGATGTCTATCTGCAACCCCAGGGAGACGTGGCCGCAGGCGTCAAGGTGCAGCTGGAGGCGGCGGTGGCCAGCCATGCCGGTCTGCGCCTGCTGCCCGGGCATTTCATGCTGATCCAGCAGGCCATGGGCCTGCCCAAGAGCCGGGGCGAGGCCGCTATCCAGTGGCTGGCCGCCTTTGTGGAAGACGCCAAGGCCAGCGGTTTTGTGGCCCAGGCGCTGGCGCAGCACCAGGTGCCAGGCGCGGTGGTCGCGCCCGGAGTGCAGCCATGA